One Salvelinus sp. IW2-2015 unplaced genomic scaffold, ASM291031v2 Un_scaffold2944, whole genome shotgun sequence genomic window carries:
- the LOC112075026 gene encoding cell death-inducing p53-target protein 1-like — protein MSSDPPPPYPGGPSAPLIEEKNGQPAVPGSAAPVTTGPPQGPSLPPDYGPPPYEATLQPGFLPPHVPGDGAMPIPHGGFYPPPGHFGPGQFGPGQFGPGPIQFGPVAGQTAHTVLAPPGTATTVTVLQGEIFQTAPVQTVCHHCQQPIITRINHSVGLMNAVFCLFCFFVGCDLGCCLIPCLIDDLKDVIHTCPYCKGYIYTYKRIC, from the exons ATGTCCAGCGACCCACCTCCTCCCTACCCCGGAGGTCCCAGCGCCCCTCTTATCGAGGAGAAGAATGGACAGCCAGCCGTTCCGG GCTCGGCGGCCCCTGTAACGACGGGTCCTCCTCAGGGGCCCTCCCTGCCTCCAGACTATGGCCCTCCACCCTACGAGGCCACGCTACAGCCAGGCTTCTTGCCGCCACACGTCCCAGGAGATGGGGCCATGCCCATACCACATG GTGGCTTCTACCCTCCGCCAGGTCACTTTGGCCCGGGGCAGTTTGGCCCGGGGCAGTTTGGTCCGGGGCCCATTCAATTTGGGCCTGTGGCAGGTCAGACGGCTCACACGGTGCTGGCACCCCCTGGGACAGCTACCACAGTGACCGTGCTACAGGGGGAGATATTCCAGACAGCACCCGTACAGACTGTGTGTCACCACTGCCAGCAGCCCATCATCACCCGCATCAACCACAGCGTGGGCCTCATGAATGCTGTCTTCTGCCTCTTCTGCTTCTTTGTTGG GTGTGATCTGGGCTGCTGCTTGATTCCCTGTCTGATTGATGATCTCAAGGATGTGATACACACCTGCCCTTACTGCAAGGGCTACATCTACACATACAAGCGTATCTGCTAA